The stretch of DNA CAGTGCCGCGAGAAGGCGTGGCCGGCGGCCCGTTTCCAAAAGCGCACCGATCGCGGCGTTGAACCCCGCCGGATTCTTCACGAGGATCAGCCGCATCTCTCGTCCATCGACCGCGACCTGCTCGAGCCGACCGAACGCCGGCCGGAAGTTGGCGATCGCGAGCGCCGCGGTCGGGAGGGCGATGTCGAGCGCGCGTGCGACCGCGAGCGCGGCCAGCGCGTTGTATGCGTTGTACAAGCCCGCGATCGGCACGCGCACCGGATCGAACGCGCTGGCGACCGCGGTGCGCAGTTGCATCTCGCTCGACACCGGTGTCAGAGCCACGCGCGTCGCGGACAAGTCCCGCTCAGGCCGCGTGAGTCCGCACGACGGACACGACCAGTCGCCCTCATGGGCGAGCACGACACGTTCGTAGCTGAGTGGCTGCTTGCAGCGCGGACAGCGCGTCGCGTCGCTGATCACCTGCGGCACGCGTCCGCCGACGCTCAGATCGTCGACACCGAAGTAGACGACCGGGCCGGAGTGCCGTTGGCCGAGCCACGCGACGATCGGGTCGTCCGCGTTCAGCACGAGCGTGACGCGCGGATCGAGCTTCGCGATAGCGTCGCCGATCCGGCGGGCGAGCTGATCGATCTCGAAATAGCGATCCATCTGATCGCGGAAGAGGTTCGTCACCAGTACCACGCGCGGGCTGATGCGTCCGAGGACGAGCGGCAGCGACGCCTCATCCACTTCGAACATCCCGATGTTCCCCCTCGGCTCGCCGCCCCAGGTGCTCTCGGCGAGCAGCGCGCCCGCGATGCCTCGCTCGAGGTTGGAGCCCGAGCGGTTGTGCGTCGGCGCCCAGCCGGTCGCGCGCACGATGTCGGAGAGCATTCGCGTGGTCGTGGTCTTTCCGTTGGTGCCCGAAACGAGGACCACCCCGTGCGCGAGATCGCTCGCGAGCGCAGCGATGAAGTCCGGGTCGATCGTGAGCGCGACGAGTCCGGGCAACGCGGTGCCACCGCGACCACTGATCTGGAGGACGAGGCGAGTGACCTTTCCTGCTGCGTTCGCCAGCCGGGCGAGGGGGTCAGGCACGCGCGAAGCGTACGGGGTCAGGCGGGCGCCTGGACCTCGCGCAGCAGGATCTCCAGCTCGTCGACCGCGCGACCGAGCCGCATTACGAGCGACTTCGCTCCTTCACCGTTCGCGCCCTCACGAAGCTCACCCATCGTCTCGAGCCGCGCGAGCTCGGTGACGGCTCGCCGCAGCCGCGCGACCGACAGCGACGTCGGCAGATTGCGGCGCAGGAGAATGACCCGCTCCTCGAGGTGCTCGAGCCGTCGACGCAGCTCACCTTCGAGATCCTCGGGTGGAAGATCATCGAGACGCTTCGCGTCGGACTGGATCGAGTTGAGATCGCGCTGCACGAGCTGTGCTGCTTTCTCGAGCGAGTACCCCTTTGCGAGCGCCTGCCGGATGCGGATGACCTTCTCCATGGCGTAGACGTCGTAGTCGCGCTCCCCATCGGCCGATGGCTTGACCAAGCCCTTCTTCGTCCAGTAGATGAGCTGTCGCGGAGTCACGTTGCAGACTCGCGCGGCCTCGGCCGCGGACAGGCGCAGACGCGACAGGACCTCGCCGTCATTAGCGATGAGGACGCGCGCAAGGACGTCGCGGGTCTCGGCTCCTGCCACGGAAGGGAAATTCTTTGGCGACTGGACCGACGTGTCAAGAACCGCGACAGATGGCACGCGGCGCCCCACGGCGCTCTGGATCAGGCCCTCGAGCGCGTTGGCGCCTTAAGCGCCTGGCGGTACGCGACCTTGACGGTCGCGTGGAAACGACCAAGCTTCCCGCGCTCCCAGTCGGCCCAGAGACGCGAGACCTCGACGCCGACGGGAGTCTTCACGTCACTCGCCTTCACCGCCGCGGCGACGGCGTCCTCCCACCCGCGCGAGGACGAGCCCGTCGCCTCACTGAGTCGGGTGACGCCCGGGGTGGCCTTAGGTCGTCGTGCGGGCACCGGGTCCTTCCGCGGAACGAACGCGCTTGGGGGCGGGCCGCTCGGGGTGACCATTCGTGGCGGCCTGCGATGGCTGGATCGGCGGCAGGGCCGCGATCTCGAGCAACTGGTTGATCATCGCGCTGATCCGCTCATTGAGCATGCGACGCGTCTCGGGGCCTGGGCGTGGCGCGAAGAGCATGCCGACCACGACACCGACCACGAACGCACGCATTGCGGCATTGATGACTCCGAACACGATGACCTCCTCGCTAACGGCTCTTGGGCGGGAAGCCCTCGAGTCCGTACTCCTTGATCTTTGCGTAGAGCAGACGCCGGTAGATACCTAGCATTTCCGCTGCCTTCGATCGATTACCCCCGGCATCCTTGAGCGCTTTCATGATCAGGTCCTTCTCGAATTGCGATACGGACTTCTTGAAGAAGGACCGCTCAGCGGAGACATCGTCGTTCTCGTCCTCGTGTTCGCCGGCTTCGTGGTCGCCAAATGGCAGCTCGCGGCTGGTGATGACCTGGCCGCGAGATAGCACGACCGCGCGCTCCACGACGTTCTCGAGCTCACGCACGTTGCCCGGCCACTCGTATTCCGTGAGGCGCTTCAGCGCTTCTTCGCTGATGGCCGCGGGCTGCGCCGTCGCGCTGTAGCGGTGCTTCGCGAGGAAGTGCTCGACGAGCGCCGCGATGTCCTCCTTGCGATCGCGCAGCGGCGGCATGTGGATGTTGATGACATTGAGGCGGTAGTACAGGTCGTCACGGAACTTATTCTGCTCGACCTGCTTCTGGAGATCCTTGTTCGTCGCGCAGATCACGCGGATGTCGACCTTGATCGGTAGCGACGAGCCGAGACGCTCGATCTTTCGCTCCTGCA from Candidatus Limnocylindria bacterium encodes:
- a CDS encoding MurT ligase domain-containing protein — protein: MPDPLARLANAAGKVTRLVLQISGRGGTALPGLVALTIDPDFIAALASDLAHGVVLVSGTNGKTTTTRMLSDIVRATGWAPTHNRSGSNLERGIAGALLAESTWGGEPRGNIGMFEVDEASLPLVLGRISPRVVLVTNLFRDQMDRYFEIDQLARRIGDAIAKLDPRVTLVLNADDPIVAWLGQRHSGPVVYFGVDDLSVGGRVPQVISDATRCPRCKQPLSYERVVLAHEGDWSCPSCGLTRPERDLSATRVALTPVSSEMQLRTAVASAFDPVRVPIAGLYNAYNALAALAVARALDIALPTAALAIANFRPAFGRLEQVAVDGREMRLILVKNPAGFNAAIGALLETGRRPRLLAALNDRDADGRDVSWIWDADFETLAPAVEHAVVTGIRSRDLANRLKYAGVARERIEVVDAWGSAIDRAIGAAPMGGEVVVLATYTAMQALRAELARRGHVAPFWED
- a CDS encoding MerR family transcriptional regulator, producing the protein MAGAETRDVLARVLIANDGEVLSRLRLSAAEAARVCNVTPRQLIYWTKKGLVKPSADGERDYDVYAMEKVIRIRQALAKGYSLEKAAQLVQRDLNSIQSDAKRLDDLPPEDLEGELRRRLEHLEERVILLRRNLPTSLSVARLRRAVTELARLETMGELREGANGEGAKSLVMRLGRAVDELEILLREVQAPA
- a CDS encoding dodecin family protein — encoded protein: MVTPSGPPPSAFVPRKDPVPARRPKATPGVTRLSEATGSSSRGWEDAVAAAVKASDVKTPVGVEVSRLWADWERGKLGRFHATVKVAYRQALKAPTRSRA
- a CDS encoding YtxH domain-containing protein, with amino-acid sequence MFGVINAAMRAFVVGVVVGMLFAPRPGPETRRMLNERISAMINQLLEIAALPPIQPSQAATNGHPERPAPKRVRSAEGPGARTTT